In Porites lutea chromosome 7, jaPorLute2.1, whole genome shotgun sequence, a single window of DNA contains:
- the LOC140943400 gene encoding tumor necrosis factor-like, producing the protein MKFLVIIVASVCANLNFCQAVTVSGNHDQNSNKPSAHIEAVSRGELTYQANQLIKDWNANATNSHLAGGMKYHDGKLTVPTTGRYYIYLQIYYHSTGRIQVRVNGRVRTMIQIPVPDKGVHGTVYAGGIFNLIAGDVITIFSTRSNCKIYMSTVHSYFGAYLIEEKTTNAPNTS; encoded by the exons ATGAAGTTCTTGGTTATCATTGTCGCTTCGGTTTGTGCCAACCTGAATTTTTGCCAAGCAGTAACCGTTTCAGGAAATCATGATCAA AATTCAAACAAGCCATCTGCTCACATCGAAGCTGTAAGCAGAGGAGAACTGACCTATCAAGCCAACCAAC TGATTAAAGACTGGAATGCCAATGCCACGAACAGCCATCTTGCTGGAGGGATGAAGTACCACGATGGAAAACTGACTGTGCCTACCACTGGACGGTACTATATCTACCTGCAGATCTACTATCACAGCACTGGAAGGATCCAAGTGAGAGTGAACGGCCGTGTGCGAACAATGATTCAGATCCCTGTCCCAGATAAAGGTGTCCACGGTACCGTGTACGCAGGAGGGATTTTCAACCTGATTGCTGGTGACGTCATTACGATTTTTTCAACTAGAAGCAACTGCAAAATTTACATGTCGACCGTTCACAGCTACTTTGGTGCGTATTTGATTGAAGAAAAGACGACAAATGCCCCAAACACCTCATAA
- the LOC140944108 gene encoding uncharacterized protein isoform X2 yields MKFVVIIVASVCANLYFCAAGNTSGNQKLCANSKQPITVNVYGKGCQKGEKGSKGDTGSKGDNGSPCQCSLQNANKPSAHIESVNRQVVTYQANQMIKDWSVSAPYSHLAGGMKYHDGKLTVPTTGRYYVYLQVFYHNSGRVYIRVNGKHVTIAQSPWLGKGDDITAYAAGVFNLKSGDVITFASAYANCKIYMYTYHTYFGAYLI; encoded by the exons ATGAAGTTCGTGGTTATCATTGTCGCGTCGGTTTGTGCCAACTTGTATTTCTGTGCAGCAGGAAATACTTCAGGAAATCAA AAACTTTGCGCAAATTCTAAGCAACCAATCACGGTCAACGTTTACGGAAAGGGATGCCAAAAG GGTGAAAAGGGATCAAAAGGAGACACGGGATCCAAAGGGGACAACGGAAGTCCTTGCCAATGTTCCTTACAG aatGCAAACAAGCCATCTGCTCATATTGAATCTGTAAACAGACAAGTCGTGACCTATCAGGCCAACCAAA TGATCAAAGACTGGTCTGTCAGTGCCCCGTACAGCCATCTTGCTGGAGGGATGAAGTACCATGATGGAAAACTGACTGTGCCTACCACTGGACGGTACTATGTCTATCTGCAGGTCTTCTATCACAATAGTGGAAGGGTCTATATTAGAGTGAACGGTAAACACGTGACCATCGCTCAATCCCCTTGGCTGGGAAAAGGTGACGACATTACCGCGTATGCAGCTGGtgtttttaacctgaaatctgGTGACGTCATCACGTTTGCTTCGGCTTACGCTAACTGTAAAATTTACATGTATACCTACCACACCTACTTTGGCGCgtatttgatttaa
- the LOC140944108 gene encoding uncharacterized protein isoform X1: protein MQPVRDPTPKFRVVSNQEKGRKKKGTSLMLLLDTGVRTKTEVCQKLCANSKQPITVNVYGKGCQKGEKGSKGDTGSKGDNGSPCQCSLQNANKPSAHIESVNRQVVTYQANQMIKDWSVSAPYSHLAGGMKYHDGKLTVPTTGRYYVYLQVFYHNSGRVYIRVNGKHVTIAQSPWLGKGDDITAYAAGVFNLKSGDVITFASAYANCKIYMYTYHTYFGAYLI, encoded by the exons ATGCAACCAGTTCGTGATCCGACCCCTAAATTCCGGGTTGTGAGCAatcaagaaaaaggaagaaagaagaag GGAACTTCCTTGATGTTGCTTTTAGACACTGGCGTTCGGACAAAGACGGAAGTCTGCcag AAACTTTGCGCAAATTCTAAGCAACCAATCACGGTCAACGTTTACGGAAAGGGATGCCAAAAG GGTGAAAAGGGATCAAAAGGAGACACGGGATCCAAAGGGGACAACGGAAGTCCTTGCCAATGTTCCTTACAG aatGCAAACAAGCCATCTGCTCATATTGAATCTGTAAACAGACAAGTCGTGACCTATCAGGCCAACCAAA TGATCAAAGACTGGTCTGTCAGTGCCCCGTACAGCCATCTTGCTGGAGGGATGAAGTACCATGATGGAAAACTGACTGTGCCTACCACTGGACGGTACTATGTCTATCTGCAGGTCTTCTATCACAATAGTGGAAGGGTCTATATTAGAGTGAACGGTAAACACGTGACCATCGCTCAATCCCCTTGGCTGGGAAAAGGTGACGACATTACCGCGTATGCAGCTGGtgtttttaacctgaaatctgGTGACGTCATCACGTTTGCTTCGGCTTACGCTAACTGTAAAATTTACATGTATACCTACCACACCTACTTTGGCGCgtatttgatttaa